In Spinacia oleracea cultivar Varoflay chromosome 5, BTI_SOV_V1, whole genome shotgun sequence, a single window of DNA contains:
- the LOC110778076 gene encoding aldehyde dehydrogenase family 7 member B4-like, which produces MDRNEERENQRKVKEQGMDFAKKEYAFLKEIDISSRNLGCHVNGKGKANGHVISTVKPANNQVPEFPSNLFFYCEVEDERWRRNSNCS; this is translated from the exons ATGGATCGAAACGAAGAACGAGAGAATCAGCGTAAAGTAAAAGAACAAG GGATGGATTTTGCAAAGAAAGAGTACGCATTTCTAAAGGAGATTGATATTAGCTCGCGTAACCTAGGATGCCATGTGAACGGAAAAGGGAAGGCTAATGGTCATGTCATCTCAACTGTTAAGCCTGCTAACAATCAG GTTCCCGAGTTCCCTTCAAATTTGTTTTTCTATTGTGAAGTAGAGGATGAAAGATGGAGGAGAAACTCCAATTGTTCTTAA